From a region of the Nitrospira sp. genome:
- a CDS encoding helix-turn-helix domain-containing protein — translation MKIQTKQQENAVQFSNHLKSVRTKNGFSQGELARRAGMTRQAVSSIESNLYLPTTAVALRLASVLTCRVEDLFALIPAEDIIEGELIGQRVEKEPTISPIRVKVSTIGRRMIVRPVADLGGQLSFAIPADGYITHTHLKPSGSTVRVKLSRDREAIQQEISVAGCDPAIFLAGEYLRRHKDQTTVIGWPMGSMAALRALQRGEVHVAGLHLFDPATGESNMPFLRRHLKGSAYEVVTFATWEEGFLVRKGNPLSIRTAADLGQPTVTLINREEGSGARLLLDQRLRASGVEPTHVQGYDRVVSSHFEVARAVNGRQADVGLGIRSAAQLFELDFVPLQAARYDLVVPKLYLKSHPTLAHLFETIVSKAFRNEVEALGGYDTSDTGKVHVLRAV, via the coding sequence ATGAAAATTCAGACCAAACAACAGGAAAACGCCGTTCAGTTTTCCAATCACCTCAAATCTGTCCGAACGAAGAACGGGTTCTCCCAAGGTGAACTCGCCAGGCGAGCAGGCATGACGCGGCAGGCTGTCTCTTCGATTGAATCAAATCTGTATTTGCCGACCACGGCCGTTGCGCTCCGGTTGGCCTCTGTTTTGACATGCCGCGTAGAGGATCTATTCGCTCTTATCCCAGCTGAAGACATAATCGAAGGTGAGTTGATCGGTCAGCGCGTAGAAAAAGAGCCGACTATCTCGCCCATTCGGGTCAAGGTTTCCACTATAGGAAGACGGATGATCGTGCGTCCTGTCGCCGACTTGGGCGGGCAACTTTCCTTTGCAATTCCTGCCGATGGATATATCACCCACACACATCTCAAGCCCTCCGGCTCAACCGTTCGAGTAAAACTCTCACGCGACCGGGAAGCGATCCAACAGGAAATCTCCGTAGCCGGATGCGACCCGGCAATTTTTTTGGCCGGCGAATATTTGCGGCGACACAAGGATCAGACGACGGTCATCGGTTGGCCGATGGGCAGTATGGCGGCACTGCGGGCATTGCAGCGTGGCGAGGTCCATGTTGCCGGATTGCACTTATTTGATCCAGCCACCGGCGAATCGAATATGCCGTTCCTTCGGCGACACCTCAAAGGATCGGCCTATGAGGTCGTCACTTTTGCGACGTGGGAAGAGGGCTTCTTAGTTCGAAAAGGGAATCCATTGTCCATCCGGACTGCTGCTGATCTTGGCCAACCGACGGTCACCTTGATCAATCGGGAGGAAGGCTCCGGGGCGAGGCTGTTGCTTGATCAACGATTGCGGGCTTCCGGAGTAGAGCCGACACACGTTCAAGGATACGACCGAGTCGTATCCTCTCATTTTGAAGTAGCTCGAGCCGTCAATGGGCGCCAGGCCGACGTTGGGCTTGGCATTCGCTCGGCGGCACAACTTTTTGAACTCGACTTCGTTCCACTCCAAGCCGCGCGCTACGATCTGGTCGTACCCAAGCTCTACTTAAAATCTCATCCGACCCTAGCCCACTTGTTTGAAACCATCGTGAGCAAAGCTTTTCGAAATGAGGTCGAAGCCTTGGGAGGATACGACACGAGCGACACGGGGAAAGTCCATGTCCTGAGGGCCGTTTAA
- a CDS encoding YezD family protein, with amino-acid sequence MFKADQEVTNPSLDSAVEQAILLALKGIRFGSVEIIVHDSKVVQIERKEKTRFDGTLSRSIR; translated from the coding sequence ATGTTTAAAGCAGATCAAGAGGTAACGAATCCAAGCTTAGATTCGGCGGTCGAGCAAGCAATCCTGCTTGCCCTGAAGGGGATTCGGTTCGGATCTGTCGAAATCATCGTTCATGACTCAAAAGTGGTCCAGATCGAACGAAAAGAAAAGACACGATTCGACGGCACACTTTCACGCTCGATTCGATGA
- the modA gene encoding molybdate ABC transporter substrate-binding protein: MTFAPLLARALFFVSIVAFTESVATPAYAQSEVLTIAAANNLKDVLRKILPLFEAQNRDIAVRVIYAQPKTLTKQIEEGAPVDVFLPALIEDIDQLESKELILKGTKHVYARTALVLITNSAFPAQLDSIQDLETKPVRHIAIGDPSTSAVGKDTIQFLRDRNLESRLKSQFIYGEHSRAVLDLVSRGEAELGVVHRTDAIGSKRVRIIDSAPSDSHRPIAYGVVSPWTARNISGARDFVSFLQSEKAQGEFKQYGFESVVSDINLTQREEVKP, encoded by the coding sequence ATGACATTCGCGCCTCTTCTTGCTCGCGCACTGTTCTTCGTCAGTATCGTCGCGTTTACCGAATCAGTGGCTACACCCGCGTATGCACAATCCGAGGTCCTCACCATCGCGGCGGCTAATAACCTGAAAGACGTGCTTCGGAAGATATTGCCTCTTTTCGAAGCGCAAAACCGAGACATCGCCGTACGGGTCATTTATGCACAACCCAAGACACTCACCAAGCAAATCGAGGAAGGGGCACCAGTGGATGTCTTTCTTCCTGCGCTCATCGAGGACATCGATCAGCTGGAGAGCAAGGAGCTTATCCTTAAAGGCACCAAACATGTCTACGCTCGCACGGCCCTTGTGTTGATCACCAACAGCGCGTTCCCGGCGCAGCTCGACTCCATTCAAGATCTTGAAACCAAACCGGTGAGGCATATCGCTATCGGAGATCCCTCGACGTCAGCCGTCGGCAAAGACACCATCCAGTTCTTGAGAGATCGAAATCTCGAGTCCCGTCTGAAATCTCAATTCATCTACGGAGAACATTCTCGAGCCGTGCTGGATCTTGTCTCAAGGGGAGAGGCGGAGTTGGGTGTGGTACATCGAACCGATGCCATCGGATCGAAGCGAGTGCGCATCATCGATTCGGCGCCATCCGACAGTCATAGACCGATCGCATACGGAGTCGTCTCACCTTGGACAGCACGCAACATTTCGGGAGCCCGCGACTTCGTTTCGTTCCTACAGAGCGAAAAGGCGCAGGGAGAATTCAAGCAATACGGTTTTGAGTCGGTCGTTTCAGATATCAACCTCACACAGCGCGAGGAGGTCAAGCCATGA
- a CDS encoding sulfate ABC transporter substrate-binding protein, which yields MKTEKRKEYVVQIKRLASISIMAVLSGLFVLSSSLQAAESVVILNVSYDPTRELYQEFNAAFAKYWQKEKGQPVVVKQSHAGSSKQARAVIDGLDADVVTLALAYDVDAIAKARLLPANWQTRLPHNSSPYTSTIVFLVRKGNPKAIRDWDDLVKPGVAVIPANPKTSGAARWAYLSAWGYALKKYDNSETKAKEFIGKFYANVPVLDSGARGATTTFVERGIGDVLVGWENEAYLALKEFGAGKFEIVTPSVSILAEPTVSLVDSVAKKKGTETQAQAYLQYLYSDEGQEIAAKHFYRPRSEAALAKYANQFSKVSLFTIDDVFGGWQKAQQTHFADGGVFDEIYKLK from the coding sequence ATGAAGACTGAGAAGAGAAAGGAGTATGTTGTGCAGATAAAACGGTTAGCTTCCATATCTATAATGGCAGTGTTGTCTGGATTGTTTGTGCTGAGTTCATCGCTTCAGGCTGCCGAGTCCGTGGTCATCTTGAATGTGTCCTATGATCCGACGCGGGAGCTGTACCAGGAATTCAATGCGGCCTTTGCAAAGTATTGGCAGAAGGAAAAAGGCCAACCGGTCGTCGTCAAACAATCGCATGCTGGGTCCAGCAAGCAAGCGCGGGCCGTGATCGACGGCCTGGATGCCGACGTGGTGACGTTGGCCTTGGCCTATGACGTGGATGCCATCGCCAAAGCTCGCCTGTTGCCGGCAAATTGGCAGACACGGTTGCCACACAACAGTTCACCCTATACCTCGACTATTGTCTTCCTGGTGCGGAAGGGAAATCCCAAAGCCATTCGTGATTGGGACGACCTCGTGAAACCCGGAGTGGCGGTCATTCCTGCGAATCCGAAAACGTCGGGGGCCGCGCGTTGGGCCTATCTGTCCGCGTGGGGTTATGCACTAAAAAAGTATGACAATAGTGAAACGAAGGCCAAGGAGTTTATCGGAAAGTTTTACGCGAATGTGCCGGTGCTTGATTCCGGTGCGCGGGGTGCAACCACGACATTCGTTGAGCGCGGAATCGGGGACGTGTTGGTCGGATGGGAAAACGAGGCATATTTGGCGCTCAAGGAATTCGGCGCAGGGAAATTCGAGATTGTGACCCCATCGGTCAGCATCCTCGCGGAGCCGACCGTATCGCTCGTCGATTCGGTGGCGAAGAAAAAGGGCACCGAAACACAGGCGCAGGCCTACCTGCAGTATCTCTATTCAGATGAAGGGCAGGAGATCGCAGCCAAGCACTTTTACCGCCCCCGTTCGGAGGCGGCGTTGGCCAAGTATGCAAATCAGTTCTCCAAGGTGAGTTTATTTACGATTGATGACGTATTCGGAGGGTGGCAAAAGGCACAGCAGACACACTTTGCAGACGGTGGGGTCTTCGATGAGATCTACAAACTGAAATAG
- a CDS encoding DUF2325 domain-containing protein, translated as MNILLVGGDSAEVFRKRSGGRKSRVEHWTGRKHRDLVRSIPKATEAVVVVLDRVSHTLARKVRGEASRRGLPVYFLKRGRQMDVDARSESVCFDSRRYRELSVNG; from the coding sequence ATGAACATCCTTCTGGTCGGCGGTGATTCCGCCGAAGTGTTCCGGAAGCGCTCGGGTGGCAGAAAAAGTCGTGTGGAGCATTGGACGGGGCGCAAGCATCGTGATCTGGTGCGATCAATCCCGAAAGCCACTGAGGCAGTCGTCGTGGTGTTGGACCGGGTGAGTCACACATTGGCGAGAAAAGTGCGCGGTGAAGCGTCGCGACGCGGGTTGCCTGTGTATTTTTTGAAGCGAGGCCGACAGATGGATGTCGATGCGCGCTCGGAATCTGTTTGTTTTGATTCTCGTCGATATCGGGAGCTTTCTGTCAATGGGTAA
- a CDS encoding amino acid racemase → MGNLTPRIPHIGIVAGTAEGAALCYRTICLEAEHVMGRRYVHPEITLHSSPLHLYLNAIDRNDWRGVAALMSHSASKLARVGADFFICPNNTLHQAIDLVESPLPWLHIAKPVLEEIIQHGWRRVGILGTQIVMEGSIYSHALKQRDVETVIPAGADRVRIQHMIRSELIAGRFTSDSRLFLQKVISEMADEGVEAVILGCTELPLFLSEEQSILPMLDSTRLLARAALRYGVQREWHPGEERETGRRCGASFTDRVLCADQN, encoded by the coding sequence ATGGGTAACCTCACTCCAAGAATTCCGCACATCGGGATTGTTGCCGGAACGGCTGAGGGGGCGGCCCTCTGTTACCGAACCATCTGTCTGGAAGCGGAGCATGTCATGGGGCGCCGATATGTGCATCCGGAGATCACGCTCCATTCGTCCCCGCTTCATCTATATCTCAACGCAATCGATCGGAACGACTGGAGAGGGGTGGCTGCTCTCATGTCTCACTCGGCCTCGAAACTGGCCCGGGTCGGCGCCGATTTCTTTATTTGTCCGAACAACACGTTGCACCAGGCTATTGACTTGGTTGAATCACCGCTCCCGTGGCTGCACATCGCCAAGCCGGTTCTGGAAGAAATCATACAGCACGGTTGGCGACGAGTCGGAATTCTCGGAACGCAGATCGTCATGGAAGGGTCGATCTATTCGCATGCACTGAAGCAGCGAGATGTCGAGACGGTGATTCCAGCGGGGGCCGACAGGGTTCGAATTCAGCATATGATTCGGAGCGAACTGATTGCAGGCCGGTTTACAAGCGACTCTCGCCTTTTTTTGCAGAAGGTGATCTCGGAGATGGCTGATGAGGGAGTCGAGGCGGTCATTCTCGGATGCACGGAATTGCCTTTATTCCTCTCTGAAGAACAATCAATTCTTCCGATGCTGGATTCAACACGCTTGCTGGCGCGAGCCGCGCTGCGTTACGGGGTCCAGAGGGAATGGCACCCGGGAGAAGAGCGTGAGACGGGTCGTCGATGTGGGGCGAGTTTCACCGACAGAGTGTTGTGTGCGGACCAAAACTGA
- the cysT gene encoding sulfate ABC transporter permease subunit CysT: MRLTLKQPSVLPGFGLTLGFTVFYFSLIVLIPLSGLFVKTSTLSWEQFWEIVTNPRAIASYQLTFGASLVGALINGLFGSIIAWVLVRYRFPGRSLVDALVDLPFALPTAVAGITLTAIYASNGWIGRYLEPLGIKVAFTPLGVLVALTFIGLPFVVRTVQPVLQDLDKEVEEAATTLGANRWQTFRAVIVPELWPALLTGIAMAFARAVGEYGSVIFIAGNMPLKSEITPLLIMTKLEQYNYSGATALGVVMLVASFVLALAINLLQWWSSTRHMNQ; the protein is encoded by the coding sequence ATGCGCCTGACGTTGAAACAGCCCAGCGTGCTCCCAGGATTCGGTCTGACATTGGGGTTCACCGTCTTTTATTTCAGCCTCATCGTGTTGATCCCTCTCAGCGGACTCTTCGTGAAGACCAGCACGTTGTCCTGGGAGCAGTTTTGGGAGATCGTCACCAATCCACGGGCCATTGCCTCCTATCAGCTGACGTTCGGGGCTTCGCTGGTCGGCGCGCTCATCAACGGATTGTTCGGGTCGATCATCGCGTGGGTGTTGGTCAGGTACCGTTTCCCAGGCCGGTCTCTCGTCGATGCGCTCGTCGATCTACCCTTTGCCCTGCCGACCGCAGTCGCCGGCATTACGCTGACGGCGATCTATGCGTCAAACGGATGGATCGGCCGGTATCTGGAACCGTTGGGCATCAAGGTCGCTTTCACTCCGTTGGGTGTGCTTGTTGCGCTGACGTTCATCGGATTGCCGTTCGTCGTCCGTACCGTTCAGCCGGTGCTGCAGGACTTGGACAAGGAAGTCGAAGAGGCCGCCACCACGTTGGGGGCCAATCGATGGCAAACATTTCGAGCCGTCATCGTGCCCGAGCTTTGGCCTGCGCTCCTGACCGGGATCGCGATGGCGTTTGCGCGCGCCGTCGGGGAGTATGGATCGGTCATTTTCATTGCGGGCAATATGCCGCTCAAATCGGAGATCACCCCGCTGCTGATCATGACCAAATTGGAACAGTACAATTATTCGGGAGCCACTGCGCTGGGCGTGGTGATGCTTGTGGCATCGTTTGTCCTGGCCTTGGCGATCAACCTCCTTCAGTGGTGGAGCAGCACTCGCCACATGAATCAATAG
- the cysW gene encoding sulfate ABC transporter permease subunit CysW — protein sequence MNSVTTAADKDLEWKDSLTTESSLVRRLLIAAAFLYLTLFLFVPIVAIFSEALKHGLASYFDSFLNEDALAAIRLTLLVAAVAVPLNAVFGVAAAWAIAKFEFIGKQALITLIDMPLAVSPVISGLIYVLLFGAQGWLGPWLAEHDIKIIFALPGIVLATIFVTVPFVARELIPLMQSQGREEEEAAITLGASGWQMFTRVTLPNIKWSLLYGVILCNARAMGEFGAVSVVSGHIRGLTNTMPLHVEILYNEYNAASAFGVASLLTLLAIVTLSAKALIERKTASPHQRMP from the coding sequence ATGAATTCTGTCACGACTGCCGCCGACAAGGATCTGGAGTGGAAAGATTCGCTCACGACCGAGAGCTCTCTCGTCCGTAGGCTGTTGATTGCCGCCGCGTTCCTTTATTTGACGCTCTTCCTATTCGTCCCGATTGTCGCCATCTTTAGCGAGGCGTTGAAACATGGACTCGCCAGTTACTTCGATTCGTTTCTCAATGAGGATGCCCTTGCAGCTATTCGTTTGACCCTCCTGGTCGCGGCTGTGGCTGTGCCGCTGAACGCCGTCTTCGGGGTGGCGGCGGCTTGGGCTATCGCCAAGTTCGAATTCATCGGTAAGCAGGCGCTTATTACCCTGATCGATATGCCGTTGGCCGTCTCTCCCGTGATCTCCGGATTGATCTATGTCCTGCTCTTTGGGGCTCAGGGCTGGCTGGGTCCGTGGTTGGCCGAGCATGATATCAAGATCATCTTTGCGTTGCCCGGTATCGTCCTCGCAACGATTTTTGTGACGGTTCCGTTTGTCGCCCGCGAGCTCATTCCCCTTATGCAATCGCAAGGGCGTGAGGAAGAGGAAGCGGCCATCACGCTGGGGGCCTCGGGCTGGCAAATGTTTACACGCGTGACGCTCCCGAATATCAAATGGAGTCTCCTCTATGGGGTGATTTTGTGCAATGCGCGTGCGATGGGTGAGTTCGGCGCGGTGTCGGTGGTCTCAGGCCATATTCGAGGGCTGACGAATACGATGCCGCTGCACGTCGAGATTTTATACAATGAGTACAACGCTGCGTCGGCGTTCGGCGTCGCCTCACTCCTGACCCTGTTGGCGATCGTAACCCTCTCAGCAAAGGCGCTGATCGAGCGGAAAACAGCCTCACCGCATCAGCGCATGCCCTAG
- a CDS encoding sulfate ABC transporter ATP-binding protein, which yields MSIRVDHVTKRFGTFTVLNDVNLQVEAGELVALLGPSGCGKTTLLRILAGLERPDQGRIFLHGTEVTDQRITERRVGFVFQHYALFRHMTVAENVAFGLSVLPRTQRPSAARIQDKVHELLTLVQLQAMADRYPSQLSGGQRQRVALARALAVEPKLLLLDEPFGALDAKVRKELRRWLRRLHDDLHITSILVTHDQEEALEAAHRVVVMHQGNIEQVGTPDEVYENPATPFVYQFLGDVNVFHGRMAHDRLLDREAGERAQADGDASDHKEVTFVRPHDFELSPTRTAPTQLEATVQFLITAGARVHVELVSKESSEIIAVELTKERYRELKLQQGDVVFVHPKQLQVFKVPHA from the coding sequence ATGAGTATCCGGGTCGATCATGTCACGAAACGGTTTGGAACGTTCACCGTCTTGAACGACGTCAATCTGCAGGTTGAGGCGGGAGAACTTGTTGCGCTCCTCGGCCCGTCAGGTTGCGGCAAGACGACGCTGCTGAGAATTCTCGCTGGATTGGAACGTCCGGACCAGGGACGCATCTTTCTGCATGGCACGGAGGTGACCGATCAGCGAATCACCGAGCGCCGCGTGGGATTCGTCTTTCAGCATTACGCGCTGTTCCGTCATATGACCGTGGCGGAGAATGTCGCGTTTGGGCTGAGCGTACTGCCTCGGACACAACGGCCTTCCGCAGCCCGCATCCAGGACAAGGTCCATGAACTGCTCACGCTTGTGCAGCTGCAGGCAATGGCCGATCGGTATCCCAGCCAGTTGTCGGGCGGCCAACGACAGCGCGTTGCGCTGGCCAGAGCGCTGGCCGTGGAACCGAAGCTCCTTCTGCTGGATGAACCCTTTGGGGCATTGGATGCGAAGGTCCGTAAAGAACTCCGCCGCTGGCTCCGGCGGCTCCACGACGACTTGCATATTACGAGCATCTTAGTAACCCATGACCAAGAAGAAGCTCTTGAAGCGGCTCATCGTGTCGTCGTGATGCATCAGGGGAATATCGAGCAGGTGGGTACGCCGGATGAAGTCTATGAAAATCCGGCAACTCCCTTCGTGTATCAATTCCTCGGCGATGTCAATGTCTTTCACGGGCGCATGGCACATGACCGACTCCTGGACAGAGAAGCCGGTGAACGGGCGCAGGCCGATGGAGATGCTTCCGATCATAAGGAAGTGACGTTCGTGCGGCCTCATGATTTTGAGCTCAGCCCGACTCGGACGGCACCGACACAACTCGAGGCGACCGTCCAGTTTCTCATTACGGCCGGCGCGCGAGTTCACGTGGAACTGGTGTCGAAAGAATCGTCTGAAATTATCGCGGTCGAGTTGACGAAGGAACGGTATCGTGAGTTGAAATTACAGCAAGGTGATGTCGTCTTTGTGCACCCGAAGCAGTTGCAGGTGTTCAAAGTGCCTCATGCTTAA
- the thiS gene encoding sulfur carrier protein ThiS produces the protein MVITVNGKPEDIQASVLLDLLNVKRIEPQMVAVELNDVMIAQDQLAGTPLKEGDRVEFLFYMGGGR, from the coding sequence ATGGTGATCACGGTTAATGGAAAGCCTGAAGACATTCAGGCGTCGGTTCTCTTGGATCTTCTGAATGTCAAGCGGATTGAACCTCAAATGGTTGCCGTGGAATTGAACGATGTCATGATCGCACAGGACCAGTTGGCCGGCACGCCGCTCAAGGAGGGCGACCGTGTCGAGTTCTTGTTTTACATGGGAGGCGGTCGGTGA
- the cysK gene encoding cysteine synthase A, whose translation MTGRRHNNATELIGNTPLVRLNRLSPKGGATIYAKVEYANPGGSVKDRICLNMIDEAERSGRLKPGATIVEPTSGNTGIGLALVAAVRGYKLILVMPETMSLERASLLSSYGAELVCTAGWEGMLGSIREADRIVSRNPSYFKPDQFSNPANPAIHRRTTAEEIWNALDGRIDAFVAGVGTGGTITGCGEVFKERNQAVRIIAVEPSASPVLSGGPPGPHKIQGIGAGFVPDVLNQKILDRVIAITDDEAYRTSKILASQEGLFGGISSGANVAAAQRVAAELGRDQTVVTILCDTGERYLSMGKYFAEH comes from the coding sequence GTGACCGGTCGACGGCATAACAATGCGACGGAATTGATCGGGAATACTCCACTCGTTCGGCTGAATCGGCTTTCGCCCAAAGGCGGTGCAACGATCTATGCGAAGGTGGAATATGCGAACCCCGGCGGGAGTGTAAAGGACAGAATTTGCCTCAATATGATCGATGAGGCGGAGCGGAGCGGGCGGCTGAAGCCCGGCGCGACGATCGTCGAGCCAACCAGTGGGAACACCGGCATCGGCCTGGCGCTTGTCGCAGCGGTACGAGGGTACAAATTGATCCTAGTCATGCCGGAAACCATGAGTCTGGAACGGGCCAGTCTCTTATCGTCGTATGGAGCGGAATTGGTGTGCACCGCCGGTTGGGAAGGGATGTTGGGTTCAATTAGAGAAGCCGACCGCATTGTGAGCCGTAACCCGTCATACTTCAAACCGGATCAATTCTCCAACCCCGCAAATCCGGCGATCCATCGGAGAACGACGGCTGAGGAGATTTGGAATGCGTTGGACGGGCGGATCGACGCGTTCGTTGCCGGCGTCGGCACCGGCGGCACGATCACGGGTTGCGGCGAAGTGTTCAAGGAGCGGAACCAAGCGGTTCGCATCATTGCCGTTGAACCAAGCGCCTCGCCGGTTCTTTCTGGAGGCCCTCCTGGACCGCACAAGATTCAGGGTATCGGTGCGGGATTTGTGCCGGACGTCTTGAATCAAAAGATCCTTGACCGGGTAATTGCCATCACGGACGACGAGGCGTATCGCACCTCTAAAATCCTGGCGAGCCAAGAAGGTTTGTTCGGAGGAATTTCTTCCGGCGCGAACGTGGCTGCAGCCCAGCGCGTAGCGGCCGAGTTGGGGCGCGATCAAACGGTCGTCACGATACTTTGTGATACCGGCGAACGATATCTCAGCATGGGAAAGTATTTCGCTGAACATTGA
- a CDS encoding cysteine desulfurase: MSIRRDDTMTTAHNPISHDDDSFDTALITRLANELYRDSAITPQSSSPTPGGPPVLPGIPTALAGIPGGLPGISETLSAFPTSFATFPTDKPDNPGLAGGYPLATTTTHLPVHAAQTESPDVSSPEKAFGSGEHKADSDEVYPFGEPRCNGSFSAREVYTKAIDAAPAYYFLREGGSRPGSIAREPAAGSTLSRLEVDAIRRDFPVLHQRVHGHPLIWFDNAATTQKPRSVIDATSRFYSRDNSNIHRAAHALAARATDVYEGGREKVRQFIGAADTKEIVFVRGTTEAVNLVAQTYGRAHIGRGDEILLTVMEHHANIVPWKILAEETGAQIRVAPINDAGELILEQFAPLLGPRTKLVAVTQVSNALGTINPVETIIGMAHAQGVPVLVDGAQSAPHLPINVQAMDCDFFVFSGHKVFGPTGIGVLYGKAALLEKMPPYQGGGNMIKDVTFEKTTYQGIPQKFEAGTPDIAGVVGLGAAIDYLTHIGMPAIAAYEHELLEYATQALSAVRGLRPIGTASVKASVLSFVMDGLSNEQVARHLDHRGIAVRAGHHCAQPTVRRFGLEGTVRPSLAFYNTHDEIDVLVNALHELRRT, translated from the coding sequence ATGTCTATCCGAAGGGATGACACCATGACTACCGCGCACAATCCGATCAGTCATGACGACGATTCATTCGACACGGCGTTGATTACACGACTCGCGAATGAGTTGTACAGGGATTCCGCCATCACGCCCCAATCATCGTCACCGACTCCCGGAGGGCCACCTGTGTTGCCGGGTATTCCCACAGCGCTCGCTGGAATACCGGGAGGATTACCGGGTATCAGCGAAACACTCTCGGCATTCCCGACCTCGTTTGCCACTTTCCCGACCGACAAGCCGGACAATCCCGGTTTAGCAGGCGGGTATCCTTTGGCTACCACGACGACCCATCTGCCGGTGCATGCCGCGCAGACAGAATCCCCTGATGTGTCATCTCCCGAAAAAGCGTTCGGCTCCGGTGAGCATAAAGCTGACTCCGACGAGGTGTACCCATTCGGGGAGCCTCGTTGCAACGGCAGCTTCAGTGCGCGAGAAGTTTACACCAAGGCCATCGACGCGGCTCCGGCATACTACTTTCTACGTGAAGGCGGTTCACGCCCCGGTTCCATAGCCCGCGAGCCCGCAGCCGGTTCCACATTGTCGAGACTGGAGGTGGATGCCATCCGGCGGGATTTCCCTGTGCTTCACCAACGCGTGCACGGTCACCCGCTCATCTGGTTCGACAACGCCGCGACCACTCAGAAGCCTCGGAGCGTCATCGATGCCACGTCGCGCTTCTACAGCCGTGACAATTCCAACATCCATCGTGCCGCCCATGCCTTGGCGGCACGCGCAACGGATGTGTATGAAGGTGGGCGTGAAAAAGTTCGACAGTTCATCGGCGCGGCCGATACCAAGGAAATTGTCTTTGTGCGTGGCACCACAGAGGCCGTCAACTTAGTTGCTCAGACCTATGGACGCGCCCATATCGGCCGCGGCGACGAAATCCTCCTCACCGTAATGGAGCATCACGCGAACATTGTGCCCTGGAAAATCCTGGCAGAGGAGACGGGAGCTCAGATTCGAGTTGCGCCGATCAACGACGCCGGGGAATTGATTCTCGAGCAGTTCGCCCCGCTGCTGGGACCACGCACCAAACTGGTGGCAGTTACACAGGTCTCGAACGCCTTGGGTACGATCAACCCGGTTGAGACGATCATTGGTATGGCCCATGCTCAAGGGGTACCCGTCCTAGTAGACGGCGCCCAGTCCGCGCCGCATCTCCCGATCAATGTGCAGGCCATGGATTGCGACTTCTTCGTGTTTTCAGGACACAAAGTTTTCGGGCCGACCGGCATCGGAGTGTTGTACGGCAAAGCCGCTCTGTTGGAAAAGATGCCACCCTATCAAGGGGGTGGCAATATGATCAAAGACGTCACCTTTGAGAAAACGACTTATCAAGGAATTCCACAAAAGTTCGAAGCGGGCACTCCGGATATCGCCGGAGTCGTGGGCCTTGGCGCGGCGATCGACTACCTCACGCACATCGGCATGCCTGCCATTGCCGCGTATGAGCACGAGTTGCTGGAGTACGCGACTCAGGCGCTTTCGGCCGTTCGCGGGCTCCGTCCCATCGGGACGGCTTCCGTCAAGGCCAGTGTACTGTCGTTCGTCATGGACGGGCTTTCCAACGAGCAGGTCGCCAGGCACTTGGATCATCGTGGGATTGCCGTGCGAGCGGGACACCATTGTGCCCAACCCACAGTACGTCGGTTCGGCTTGGAAGGAACCGTGCGCCCGTCGCTGGCCTTCTACAATACACACGATGAAATCGACGTACTGGTCAATGCATTGCATGAATTGCGGAGGACATGA